A single genomic interval of Juglans regia cultivar Chandler chromosome 1, Walnut 2.0, whole genome shotgun sequence harbors:
- the LOC108979374 gene encoding 60S ribosomal protein L37-1-like codes for MGKGTGSFGKRRNKTHTLCVRCGRRSFHLQKSQCASCGYPSSRIRKYNWSVKAIRRKTTGTGRMRYLRYVAVRFKSNFREGTQATTRKKRALASK; via the exons ATG GGTAAAGGAACAGGAAGTTTCGGGAAGAGGAGGAACAAGACTCATACGCTGTGTGTGCGGTGCGGCCGTCGCAGCTTTCACCTCCAGAAGAGTCAGTGCGCTTCCTGCGGCTATCCTTCCAGCCGTATCAGGAAAT ACAATTGGAGTGTGAAGGCGATCCGGAGGAAGACCACAGGAACCGGTAGAATGAGGTATTTGCGCTATGTTGCCGTCCGATTCAAGAGCAACTTCAGAGAAG GAACTCAGGCAACCACGAGAAAGAAGAGAGCTTTGGCCTCGAAGTAG
- the LOC108979371 gene encoding ESX-1 secretion system protein EccA1-like, translating to MQKPQNQRSRSAKPTTIHGYAQSGDLLGFQRLLRDNPSLINDTNPVMAQTPLHVSAGYNRAEIVKFLLDRQGTDKVELEAKNMYGETPLHMAAKNGCNDAAQLLLGHGAIIEAKANNGMTPLHLAVWYSLRAEDYSTVNTLLEYNADCNARDNEGMTPLNHLSPGPGSEKLRELLNWHLEEQRKRRAIEACSETKAKMDELENEISNVVGLHELKVQLRKWARGMLLDERRRALGLKVGTRRTPHMAFLGNPGTGKTMVARILGRLLHMVGILPTDRVTEVQRTDLVGEFVGHTGPKTRRKIKEAEGGILFVDEAYRLIPMQKADDKDYGLEALEEIMSVMDSGKVVVIFAGYSEPMKRVIASNEGFCRRVTKFFNFNDFSSEELAKILHIKMNNQADDSLLYGFKLHPSCTEEAVAALIQRETTEKQRKEMNGGLVDPMLVNAREYLDLRLSFDCIDTDELCTLTIKDLEAGLRLLSQ from the exons ATGCAGAAGCCACAGAACCAACGGTCAAGATCTGCCAAACCAACCACTATTCATGGCTACGCTCAGTCCGGTGACCTTCTTGGATTTCAAAGGCTACTCCGAGACAACCCGTCTCTTATCAACGACACAAACCCCGTC ATGGCACAGACGCCACTTCACGTTTCTGCTGGTTATAACAGGGCTGAGATAGTCAAATTTCTTCTTGATCGGCAAGGGACAGATAAGGTTGAGTTGGAAGCCAAGAACATG TATGGAGAAACTCCTTTGCACATGGCAGCAAAGAATGGGTGCAATGATGCTGCACAGTTGCTTCTTGGTCATGGTGCTATTATTGAAGCCAAAGCAAAT AATGGAATGACACCATTACATCTTGCTGTTTGGTACTCACTTCGAGCTGAAGATTACTCGACTGTCAATACATTGCTCGAGTACAATGCTGATTGTAATGCTAGGGATAAT GAGGGCATGACTCCTCTAAATCATCTCTCACCAGGCCCAGGAAGTGAAAAGTTGCGGGAACTATTGAACTGGCATCTTGAAGAGCAGCGGAAGAGAAGAGCGATCGAAGCATGCAGTGAAACTAAAGCTAAGATGGATGagcttgaaaatgaaatatcaaatGTAGTAGGTTTGCATGAGCTTAAGGTACAACTACGGAAATGGGCAAGGGGGATGCTTTTGGATGAGAGGCGTAGAGCCCTTGGGCTGAAAGTTGGCACCAGAAGAACCCCCCATATGGCATTCCTTGGCAATCCTGGAACAG GTAAGACTATGGTAGCTCGAATCCTAGGAAGATTACTGCATATGGTGGGGATTCTGCCAACCGACAGGGTAACAGAAGTACAGCGGACTGATTTGGTTGGAGAATTCGTTGGTCATACTGGGCCAAAAACTAGGAGAAAG ATTAAAGAAGCAGAAGGAGGAATTCTTTTTGTGGATGAGGCATATCGACTGATACCCATGCAGAAGGCAGATGATAAGGACTATGGATTGGAAGCTTTAGAAGAGATTATGTCTGTCATGGACAGTGGAAAAGTTGTTGTCATATTTGCTGGGTATAGTGAACCAATGAAGCGAGTGATTGCTTCTAATGAAGGCTTCTGCAGACGGGTGAccaagtttttcaattttaatgacTTCAGTTCAGAAGAACTAGCCAAGATTCTCCATATCAAGATGAACAATCAGGCAGACGATAGCTTGTTGTATGGATTTAAGTTACACCCATCTTGCACTGAAGAAGCCGTGGCAGCATTGATACAGAGAGAAACAACAGAAAAGCAGCGGAAGGAGATGAATGGTGGTTTGGTGGATCCAATGCTAGTCAATGCTAGAGAGTATTTGGACCTGAGGTTAAGTTTCGACTGTATAGACACCGATGAACTTTGCACCCTTACCATAAAGGATTTAGAAGCTGGTCTGCGGCTGTTATCACAATGA